In Streptomyces longhuiensis, the following proteins share a genomic window:
- a CDS encoding nucleoside deaminase gives MTAFDAELARTWLATAVEEARAGLAEGGIPIGAALYSADGKVLGRGHNRRVQDADPSAHGETDAFRNAGRQRSYKGTTMVTTLSPCWYCSGLVRQFGISRVVVGEARTFHGGHDWLAEHGVEIVVLDDPECVAMMEEFIAARPELWNEDIGE, from the coding sequence GTGACCGCCTTCGACGCCGAATTGGCGCGGACCTGGCTGGCCACGGCCGTCGAGGAGGCGCGGGCCGGGCTCGCCGAGGGCGGCATCCCGATCGGCGCCGCCCTCTACTCGGCGGACGGGAAGGTCCTCGGGCGCGGGCACAACCGCCGTGTGCAGGATGCGGATCCGTCCGCGCACGGCGAGACGGACGCCTTCCGCAACGCGGGCCGGCAGCGCTCGTACAAGGGCACGACGATGGTGACGACGCTGTCGCCGTGCTGGTACTGCTCCGGTCTGGTGCGGCAGTTCGGGATCTCGCGGGTCGTCGTCGGTGAGGCGCGGACGTTCCACGGCGGCCACGACTGGCTGGCCGAGCACGGCGTGGAGATCGTGGTGCTCGACGACCCCGAGTGCGTCGCCATGATGGAGGAGTTCATCGCGGCCCGGCCCGAACTGTGGAACGAGGACATCGGCGAGTAA
- a CDS encoding isopenicillin N synthase family dioxygenase, with the protein MTETSAPRPRIPTIDLRPWLSGGPDARAEIARTVDEALRTAGFLLVTGHGVDPGLRARIREAARGFFLLPPAVKEPYAVKVGGRGWLGPGAEANGYAEGTETPPDLKESLSYASELPTGDPEIDAEWFLPNTWPAETPGLRALVETYLGRMRELSDLLLELLAVALGEEPDFFTRHTTHPTWGFNINWYPGTDVVGEPEEGQFRIGPHTDFGTVTVLDRQAGRGGLQIHTDEGGWEDAPFEPDAFTINIGDLMARWTGDRWRSGRHRVLPPPADLPAEELMSLVYFYECDPRTSVESVPAPKGRVAYEPVDSHTYLRAKLDAITVEP; encoded by the coding sequence ATGACCGAGACTTCCGCGCCGCGGCCCCGCATCCCGACGATCGATCTGCGGCCCTGGCTCTCCGGCGGTCCGGACGCGCGCGCCGAGATCGCCCGGACCGTCGACGAGGCACTGCGGACCGCCGGATTCCTGCTAGTCACCGGGCACGGCGTGGACCCGGGCCTGCGCGCCCGGATCCGGGAGGCGGCGCGCGGCTTCTTCCTGCTGCCGCCCGCGGTGAAGGAGCCGTACGCCGTGAAGGTGGGCGGGCGGGGCTGGCTGGGCCCCGGCGCCGAGGCGAACGGCTACGCGGAGGGCACCGAGACCCCGCCCGACCTGAAGGAGTCCCTGTCGTACGCCTCCGAACTGCCGACCGGTGACCCGGAGATCGACGCGGAGTGGTTCCTGCCCAACACCTGGCCCGCCGAGACGCCCGGGCTGCGCGCGCTCGTCGAGACGTATCTGGGACGGATGCGGGAGCTGTCCGACCTGCTGCTCGAACTCCTCGCGGTCGCGCTCGGCGAGGAGCCGGACTTCTTCACCCGGCACACCACACACCCCACTTGGGGCTTCAACATCAACTGGTACCCGGGCACGGACGTCGTCGGCGAGCCCGAGGAGGGCCAGTTCCGCATCGGCCCGCACACCGACTTCGGAACGGTCACGGTCCTGGACCGGCAGGCGGGCAGGGGCGGACTCCAGATCCACACCGACGAGGGCGGCTGGGAGGACGCGCCGTTCGAACCGGACGCGTTCACCATCAACATCGGTGACCTGATGGCACGTTGGACCGGCGACCGCTGGCGCTCCGGCCGGCACCGCGTCCTGCCTCCCCCGGCGGACCTGCCCGCCGAGGAGCTGATGTCGCTCGTCTACTTCTACGAATGCGACCCGCGCACGAGCGTCGAGTCCGTCCCCGCGCCGAAGGGCCGGGTGGCGTACGAGCCCGTCGACTCGCACACGTATCTGCGGGCGAAGCTGGACGCCATCACGGTCGAGCCTTGA
- a CDS encoding MaoC/PaaZ C-terminal domain-containing protein: MTTVTLTAPPSLPPLLARGALLSPLKRPGPGAEAPGTRLVLPAARADRARLAAYREVCGFAPDSAALPVTYPHVLGFPLAMRIMAERRFPLPLLGLVHTSVTVTQGQDLPVDEAYELSVYVKELAPHRRGTEATVVTELRAGDTRAWTSTSTYLARHRTGAPVRAVAEERPEPLPAVAEWKLPGDLGRRYGAASGDRNPIHLHPLTARLFGFPRAIAHGMWTVARCLAEHGAEGEVQVRAAFKAPVLLPATVTYASRGPAFELRSARTHVTGEVLRAGGG; encoded by the coding sequence ATGACGACCGTCACGCTCACCGCGCCCCCGTCCCTGCCGCCCCTCCTGGCCCGCGGCGCCCTGCTCTCACCCCTCAAGCGCCCGGGCCCCGGCGCCGAGGCCCCCGGGACCCGCCTGGTCCTGCCGGCCGCGCGCGCCGACCGCGCCCGACTGGCCGCGTACCGCGAGGTGTGCGGCTTCGCCCCGGACTCGGCCGCGCTCCCGGTCACGTATCCGCACGTCCTCGGCTTCCCCCTGGCGATGCGGATCATGGCCGAGCGGCGCTTCCCGCTTCCTCTGCTCGGCCTCGTCCACACCTCCGTCACCGTCACCCAGGGGCAGGACCTGCCGGTCGACGAGGCGTACGAACTCTCCGTGTACGTCAAGGAGTTGGCGCCCCACCGACGCGGCACGGAGGCCACGGTCGTCACCGAGCTGCGGGCGGGCGACACGCGTGCGTGGACCTCGACCAGCACCTACCTGGCGCGCCACCGCACCGGCGCACCCGTGAGGGCGGTGGCCGAGGAGCGTCCCGAGCCGCTGCCCGCCGTGGCCGAATGGAAGCTGCCCGGCGACCTGGGCCGCCGTTACGGCGCCGCGTCCGGCGACCGCAACCCCATCCATCTGCACCCGCTCACGGCCCGCCTCTTCGGCTTCCCGCGCGCCATCGCGCACGGCATGTGGACGGTCGCCCGCTGCCTCGCCGAACACGGCGCGGAGGGCGAGGTGCAGGTGCGCGCCGCGTTCAAGGCCCCCGTACTCCTGCCGGCGACCGTGACGTACGCGTCCCGGGGGCCCGCCTTCGAACTCCGCTCGGCGCGCACCCATGTCACGGGCGAGGTGCTACGCGCCGGGGGCGGGTGA
- a CDS encoding UbiX family flavin prenyltransferase — MTAGEIGRRPWIVGVSGASGTPYAAAVLRALLDAGEDVDLVVSRASRLTLLDETGIAFRDAHWREDLGQWLARGADGKPDTFAVGAALERVRYWSAGDLAAGPSSGSYPAKGMIIVPASTACVAGVALGLSKDLLQRAASVTLKEGRGLVVAVRETPLNGQTLKHLVALDEAGAVVLPASPAFYAGATHIQDLVDFVAGRALDAAGVPHRLYRRWEGELGGGSPDR, encoded by the coding sequence ATGACCGCAGGAGAAATTGGGCGCCGGCCTTGGATCGTGGGGGTGTCCGGCGCATCGGGGACCCCGTATGCCGCCGCGGTTCTGCGCGCGCTGCTCGACGCGGGGGAGGACGTGGACCTCGTCGTCTCGCGCGCCTCGCGGCTGACGCTGCTCGACGAGACGGGGATCGCCTTCCGGGACGCGCACTGGCGCGAGGACCTCGGGCAGTGGCTGGCGCGCGGGGCGGACGGGAAGCCGGACACGTTCGCGGTGGGCGCCGCCCTCGAGCGGGTCAGGTACTGGTCCGCCGGGGATCTGGCGGCGGGACCGTCGTCCGGGTCGTATCCGGCGAAGGGCATGATCATCGTGCCCGCGTCCACGGCGTGCGTGGCGGGCGTGGCGCTCGGTCTGTCGAAGGATCTGCTCCAGCGCGCGGCGAGCGTGACACTCAAGGAAGGGCGCGGGCTGGTCGTCGCGGTGCGCGAGACGCCGCTGAACGGACAGACGCTGAAGCATCTGGTGGCGCTGGACGAGGCGGGCGCGGTGGTCCTGCCCGCCTCTCCGGCGTTCTACGCGGGGGCGACGCACATCCAGGATCTGGTGGACTTCGTCGCCGGGCGGGCGCTCGACGCGGCAGGGGTGCCGCATCGGCTCTACCGCCGGTGGGAGGGAGAGCTCGGGGGCGGCTCTCCGGACCGTTAG
- a CDS encoding PLD nuclease N-terminal domain-containing protein, which yields MLRYLPFLLVLALWIYAFIDCLNTPEEEVRGLPKVVWVIIILLFGEVLVGPIAWLVAGRRRHAPAGGSTPSEWHRSHRTQWVAPDDNPEFLHSLREENKKDESLLKDWEADLRRREEELKKREREQGGEQA from the coding sequence ATGCTCCGCTACTTGCCGTTCCTGCTGGTACTGGCGTTGTGGATCTACGCCTTCATCGACTGCCTGAACACTCCGGAGGAGGAGGTCAGGGGCCTGCCGAAGGTCGTGTGGGTCATCATCATCCTGCTCTTCGGCGAGGTGCTCGTCGGCCCGATCGCCTGGCTCGTCGCGGGCAGGCGCCGGCACGCGCCCGCGGGTGGCTCGACACCGTCCGAGTGGCACCGCAGCCACCGCACACAGTGGGTCGCGCCCGACGACAACCCCGAGTTCCTGCACTCCCTGCGCGAGGAGAACAAGAAGGACGAGTCGCTCCTCAAGGACTGGGAGGCCGATCTGCGCCGCCGCGAGGAGGAGCTCAAGAAGCGCGAGCGCGAGCAGGGCGGCGAGCAGGCGTGA
- a CDS encoding dicarboxylate/amino acid:cation symporter: protein MSANTASASEKQKPRFRIPIPFWAQVLLGLVVGLVLGYVARTYDVSWLATTLDKVGGIFIQLLKLAVAPLVFFAILVSITNLRKVNNAARLASRTLLWFMITSLIAVVIGLAIGLITNPGNGSNLTPADGSKPDHAGSWLDFLTGIVPTDVVTPFTELNVLQIVFMAVVAGVAILKIGPKAQPILSLSESVLELLQKALWWVILLAPIGSAGLIGRAIVQYGWDLLGNYATFTIDIYVGCALVLFGVYPLLLATVAKLNPLQFFKGAWPAIQLAFVSRSSVGTMPVTQQSAERLGVPRNYASFAVPFGATTKMDGCAAIYPAISAIFVAQIFDVQLGIKEYLLIAFVSVIGSAATAGLTGATVMLTLTLSTLGLPMEGVGLLLAIDPILDMMRTATNVAGQALVPVIVAARENILDRVKYDRATASPVEELVAESQHEDEPQAVGAAA, encoded by the coding sequence GTGTCCGCGAACACCGCGTCCGCGTCCGAGAAGCAGAAGCCCCGCTTCCGGATACCCATCCCCTTCTGGGCCCAGGTCCTTCTCGGCCTCGTCGTCGGCCTCGTGCTCGGCTACGTCGCCCGCACCTACGACGTGTCCTGGCTCGCCACGACCCTCGACAAGGTCGGCGGCATCTTCATCCAGCTCCTGAAGCTGGCCGTGGCCCCGCTGGTCTTCTTCGCGATCCTGGTGTCGATCACCAATCTGCGTAAGGTCAACAACGCCGCGCGGCTCGCCAGCCGCACCCTGCTCTGGTTCATGATCACCTCGTTGATCGCGGTCGTCATCGGCCTCGCGATCGGCCTGATCACCAACCCGGGCAACGGCTCGAACCTCACCCCGGCCGACGGCTCCAAGCCCGACCACGCCGGCTCCTGGCTGGACTTCCTGACCGGCATCGTCCCGACCGATGTCGTCACGCCGTTCACCGAGCTCAACGTCCTGCAGATCGTCTTCATGGCGGTCGTGGCCGGTGTCGCCATCCTGAAGATCGGCCCGAAGGCCCAGCCGATCCTCTCCCTGTCCGAGTCGGTGCTCGAACTGCTGCAGAAGGCCCTGTGGTGGGTCATCCTGCTCGCCCCGATCGGCTCCGCCGGCCTCATCGGCCGCGCCATCGTCCAGTACGGCTGGGACCTCCTCGGCAACTACGCGACGTTCACGATCGACATCTACGTCGGCTGCGCCCTGGTCCTCTTCGGTGTCTACCCGCTGCTCCTCGCGACCGTCGCCAAGCTGAACCCGCTCCAGTTCTTCAAGGGCGCCTGGCCCGCGATCCAGCTGGCCTTCGTGTCCCGCTCCTCCGTCGGCACGATGCCCGTCACCCAGCAGTCCGCCGAGCGCCTCGGCGTCCCGCGCAACTACGCCTCCTTCGCCGTGCCGTTCGGCGCGACGACCAAGATGGACGGCTGCGCCGCGATCTACCCGGCGATCTCCGCGATCTTCGTCGCGCAGATCTTCGACGTGCAGCTCGGCATCAAGGAGTACCTGCTCATCGCGTTCGTCTCGGTGATCGGCTCCGCCGCGACCGCCGGACTGACCGGTGCCACGGTCATGCTGACGCTGACCCTGTCGACGCTCGGTCTCCCGATGGAGGGCGTGGGCCTGCTCCTCGCCATCGACCCGATCCTGGACATGATGCGCACCGCCACGAACGTGGCCGGACAGGCGCTCGTGCCGGTCATCGTGGCCGCCCGCGAGAACATCCTGGACCGCGTGAAGTACGACCGCGCCACCGCGTCTCCCGTCGAGGAGCTCGTGGCAGAGAGCCAGCACGAGGACGAGCCTCAGGCGGTGGGTGCCGCCGCCTGA
- a CDS encoding GNAT family N-acetyltransferase — protein MTLTFQLDPQIGPALRDDVLALWADVSNAGGAVGFVPPVTTEDIRPELVRHLAAMAEGRTRLLVGRDEEGAVAATAFFTYNQHRLQKHYIWLYTVMVHPRHQGKGYGRELMAAAADAARAFDGIEAIRLTCRGGTGADRFYAACGYKEVGRVPGAIRVAPGDDRDDITMLLPVA, from the coding sequence ATGACCCTTACGTTTCAGTTGGACCCGCAGATCGGACCGGCGCTGCGGGACGACGTCCTCGCGCTCTGGGCCGACGTGTCCAACGCGGGCGGAGCGGTCGGCTTCGTCCCGCCCGTCACCACCGAGGACATACGCCCCGAGCTGGTCAGGCACCTCGCCGCGATGGCCGAGGGCCGCACCCGGCTCCTGGTCGGACGCGACGAGGAGGGCGCCGTCGCGGCGACGGCCTTCTTCACGTACAACCAGCACCGCCTGCAGAAGCACTACATCTGGCTGTACACGGTGATGGTCCACCCGCGACACCAGGGCAAGGGGTACGGGCGTGAACTGATGGCCGCCGCCGCCGACGCCGCCCGCGCCTTCGACGGCATCGAGGCGATCCGCCTCACCTGCCGCGGCGGCACCGGCGCCGACCGCTTCTACGCGGCGTGCGGCTACAAGGAGGTCGGCCGCGTCCCCGGCGCGATCCGGGTGGCCCCCGGCGACGACCGCGACGACATCACGATGCTGCTGCCGGTGGCCTGA
- a CDS encoding menaquinone biosynthesis decarboxylase encodes MAYDDLRSLLRALEREGDLKRIKAEVDPYLEVGEIVDRVQKSGGPALLFENVRGSSMPLAMNVYGTDRRLLKALGLKSYEEISDKIGGLLRPELPHGFVGVREAFGKLGSMVHVPPKKVKDAPVQEVVLRGDDVDLDQLPALFTWPEDGGSFFNLGLTHTKDPESGIRNLGLYRLQRHDRRTIGMHWQIHKDSRNHYQVAARKGEKLPVAIAFGCPPAVTYASTAPLPGDIDEYLFAGFIQGKRIEMVDCKTVPLQVPANAEVVLEGWLEPGEMLPEGPFGDHTGFYTPQEPFPALTIDCVTMRKRPLLQSIVVGRPPTEDGPLGRATERFFLPLLKIIVPDIVDYHLPESGGFHNCAIVSIDKKYPKHAQKVMHAVWGAHMMSLTKLIVVVDSDCDVHDLHEVAWRALGNTDYARDLTVAEGPVDHLDHASYQQFWGGKAGIDATKKWPEEGYTRDGGWPEMVLSDPQTAATVDRRWKEYGL; translated from the coding sequence ATGGCTTACGACGATCTTCGCTCCCTCCTGCGGGCGCTGGAGCGCGAGGGCGACCTCAAGCGCATCAAGGCCGAGGTCGACCCCTATCTCGAGGTCGGTGAGATCGTCGACCGGGTGCAGAAGTCCGGCGGCCCCGCTCTCCTCTTCGAGAACGTGCGCGGCTCCTCGATGCCCCTCGCGATGAATGTGTACGGGACCGACCGGCGCCTGCTGAAGGCGCTCGGCCTGAAGTCCTACGAGGAGATCAGCGACAAGATCGGCGGCCTGCTGCGCCCCGAGCTGCCGCACGGCTTCGTGGGCGTGCGCGAGGCGTTCGGCAAGCTCGGCTCGATGGTCCACGTGCCGCCGAAGAAGGTGAAGGACGCGCCGGTGCAGGAGGTCGTCCTGCGCGGCGACGACGTGGACCTGGACCAGCTCCCGGCCCTGTTCACCTGGCCCGAGGACGGCGGCTCCTTCTTCAACCTGGGCCTGACGCACACCAAGGACCCCGAGAGCGGCATCCGCAACCTCGGGCTCTACCGGCTCCAGCGCCACGACCGGCGCACCATCGGTATGCACTGGCAGATCCACAAGGACAGCCGCAACCACTACCAGGTGGCCGCCAGGAAGGGCGAGAAGCTGCCGGTCGCGATCGCCTTCGGCTGCCCGCCCGCCGTGACGTACGCGTCGACGGCGCCGCTGCCCGGGGACATCGACGAGTACCTCTTCGCCGGGTTCATCCAGGGCAAGCGGATCGAGATGGTCGACTGCAAGACGGTGCCGCTCCAGGTGCCGGCGAACGCCGAAGTCGTCCTCGAGGGGTGGCTGGAGCCCGGGGAGATGCTCCCCGAGGGGCCGTTCGGCGACCACACCGGCTTCTACACGCCGCAGGAACCCTTCCCCGCGCTGACGATCGACTGCGTGACGATGCGCAAGCGCCCGCTGCTCCAGTCGATCGTGGTGGGGCGCCCGCCGACGGAGGACGGCCCTCTGGGCCGGGCCACGGAGCGCTTCTTCCTGCCGCTCCTCAAGATCATCGTGCCGGACATCGTGGACTACCACCTGCCCGAGTCGGGCGGATTCCACAACTGCGCGATCGTCTCGATCGACAAGAAGTACCCGAAACACGCGCAGAAGGTGATGCACGCCGTGTGGGGCGCGCACATGATGTCGCTGACCAAGCTGATCGTGGTCGTCGACTCGGACTGCGACGTGCACGACCTGCACGAGGTCGCGTGGCGGGCGCTCGGCAACACGGACTACGCCCGTGACCTGACCGTCGCCGAGGGGCCCGTCGACCACCTCGACCACGCGTCGTACCAGCAGTTCTGGGGCGGCAAGGCGGGCATCGACGCGACGAAAAAGTGGCCCGAGGAGGGCTACACGCGGGACGGCGGCTGGCCCGAGATGGTGCTGTCCGACCCGCAGACGGCGGCGACGGTCGACCGCCGTTGGAAGGAGTACGGCCTGTGA
- a CDS encoding Lrp/AsnC family transcriptional regulator, producing MDAVDRQLIQALRENGRASYAELGRLVGLSGPSVTDRINRLEAAGVITGYRATVDSPSLGLGVTALIGISLSDAADHEDVARRLKDLYEIEDCWFIAGDDSYMLKVRVGDVDGLERTIRRLSGTKGVSRTRTTIVLSTKWENRVGELPEEE from the coding sequence ATGGACGCCGTGGACAGGCAGCTCATTCAGGCCCTGCGCGAGAACGGCCGCGCCTCGTATGCCGAGCTGGGACGCCTCGTAGGCCTGTCCGGGCCCAGCGTCACCGACCGCATCAACCGCCTGGAGGCGGCCGGTGTCATCACCGGCTACCGCGCGACCGTCGACTCGCCCTCGCTCGGTCTCGGGGTCACCGCCCTGATCGGCATCTCGCTCTCCGACGCCGCCGACCACGAGGACGTGGCGCGCCGGCTCAAGGACCTCTACGAGATCGAGGACTGCTGGTTCATCGCGGGCGACGACTCCTACATGCTCAAGGTGCGGGTCGGCGACGTGGACGGCCTGGAGCGCACCATCCGCCGCCTCAGCGGCACGAAGGGTGTCTCGCGTACGCGCACCACGATCGTGCTGTCCACCAAGTGGGAGAACCGGGTGGGGGAGCTGCCTGAGGAGGAGTGA
- a CDS encoding DUF4229 domain-containing protein: MLRYTLMRFGIFAGCFLVVWGLASTGIVPRGAGSSYFLWIALLGLVISAPISYVVLRKERDRASVQIVERVDRTKANYERNRTQEDLADDAARAQSAS, translated from the coding sequence ATGCTCCGCTACACGCTGATGCGCTTCGGGATCTTCGCGGGCTGCTTCCTTGTCGTCTGGGGCCTCGCCTCGACGGGCATCGTGCCCCGCGGTGCCGGAAGCTCGTACTTCCTGTGGATCGCCCTGCTCGGTCTCGTCATCTCCGCGCCCATCAGCTACGTCGTGCTGCGCAAGGAGCGCGACCGGGCCTCGGTTCAGATCGTCGAGCGCGTCGACCGCACGAAGGCCAACTACGAGCGCAATCGCACGCAGGAGGACCTCGCGGACGACGCGGCCCGCGCGCAGAGCGCCTCGTAA
- the mqnE gene encoding aminofutalosine synthase MqnE, which translates to MDVGLKRELEQKVRDGERLSREDGIALYESDDLAWLGGLAHEVRTRKNGDVVHFNVNRHLNMTNVCTASCAYCSFQRKPGEKDAYTMRIEEAVRLAKAMENENLTELHIVNGLHPTLPWRYYPRSLKALKEALPNVALKAFTATEIHHFETISGLSASEILDELIEAGLESLTGGGAEIFDWEVRQHIVDHATHWEDWSRIHRLAHEKGLKTPSTMLYGHIEEPRHRVDHVLRLRELQDETGGFQVFIPLRYQHDFVDMKDGKVRNRLQARTTMATGAEALKTFAVSRLLFDNVPHVKCFWVMHGVQTTQLALQHGADDMDGSVVEYKITHDADNYGTPNKLTREDLLDLIRDAGFRPVERNTRYEIIREYDGPDPARRETPQAMRV; encoded by the coding sequence ATGGACGTAGGGCTCAAGCGCGAGCTGGAGCAGAAGGTGCGGGACGGCGAGCGGCTGTCCCGTGAGGACGGCATCGCGCTGTACGAGTCGGACGACCTGGCCTGGCTGGGCGGGCTCGCCCACGAGGTGCGGACGCGCAAGAACGGCGACGTCGTCCACTTCAACGTCAACCGCCACCTCAACATGACGAACGTGTGCACCGCCTCGTGCGCGTACTGCTCGTTCCAGCGCAAGCCGGGCGAGAAGGACGCGTACACGATGCGCATCGAGGAGGCCGTCCGCCTCGCCAAGGCGATGGAGAACGAGAACCTCACCGAGCTGCACATCGTCAACGGCCTGCACCCGACGCTGCCCTGGCGCTACTACCCGCGCTCCCTGAAGGCCCTCAAGGAGGCGCTGCCGAACGTCGCGCTGAAGGCGTTCACGGCGACGGAGATCCACCACTTCGAGACGATCTCCGGGCTCTCCGCCTCCGAGATCCTCGACGAGCTGATCGAAGCCGGTCTGGAGTCGCTGACCGGCGGTGGCGCCGAGATCTTCGACTGGGAGGTCCGGCAGCACATCGTCGACCACGCCACCCATTGGGAGGACTGGTCGCGGATCCACCGCCTCGCGCACGAGAAGGGTCTCAAGACCCCGTCGACGATGCTGTACGGGCACATCGAGGAGCCCCGCCACCGCGTCGACCACGTGCTGCGCCTGCGTGAACTCCAGGACGAGACCGGCGGTTTCCAGGTCTTCATCCCGCTGCGCTACCAGCACGACTTCGTCGACATGAAGGACGGCAAGGTCCGTAACCGCCTCCAGGCGCGCACGACCATGGCGACCGGCGCCGAGGCGCTCAAGACCTTCGCGGTCTCCCGGCTCCTGTTCGACAACGTGCCGCACGTGAAGTGCTTCTGGGTCATGCACGGCGTGCAGACCACCCAGCTCGCGCTCCAGCACGGCGCCGACGACATGGACGGCTCGGTCGTCGAGTACAAGATCACGCACGACGCGGACAACTACGGGACGCCGAACAAGCTGACCCGCGAGGACCTGCTCGACCTGATCCGCGACGCCGGCTTCCGGCCCGTCGAGCGGAACACCCGGTACGAGATCATCCGCGAGTACGACGGCCCGGACCCGGCGCGCCGTGAGACGCCGCAGGCGATGCGCGTCTGA
- a CDS encoding TetR/AcrR family transcriptional regulator, with translation MGEVRAKRMPRAVRERQMLDAAVRVFGERGYRAASMDDIAELAGVSKPLVYLYLNSKEELFSACIQRESAALIAAVRAGVSDGGGADRQLWDGLRAFFTHTAHHPDGWAVLHSHARTGGEPFVVEVTAMREEIVAFVTGLIAAAAREAHGDPALPDREVAGLAQALVGAAESLAGWANTDPSVTAKEAAATLMNFAWSGLGNLMEGRRWSPAPGA, from the coding sequence GTGGGCGAAGTGAGGGCCAAGCGGATGCCGCGGGCCGTGCGGGAGCGTCAGATGCTCGACGCGGCGGTGCGGGTGTTCGGTGAGCGTGGGTACCGGGCCGCGTCGATGGACGACATCGCGGAGCTCGCCGGGGTGTCGAAACCGCTGGTGTACCTCTATCTGAACTCCAAGGAAGAGCTCTTCTCCGCGTGCATCCAGCGCGAGTCGGCGGCCCTGATCGCGGCCGTACGCGCGGGTGTCTCCGACGGCGGGGGAGCCGACCGGCAGCTGTGGGACGGGCTCCGGGCGTTCTTCACGCACACGGCGCACCACCCCGACGGCTGGGCCGTCCTGCACAGCCACGCGCGGACGGGCGGTGAGCCGTTCGTCGTCGAGGTCACGGCCATGCGGGAGGAGATCGTCGCGTTCGTGACCGGGCTGATCGCCGCAGCGGCCAGGGAGGCGCACGGCGATCCCGCGCTGCCCGACCGCGAGGTCGCCGGGCTCGCGCAGGCGCTGGTCGGGGCAGCGGAGTCGCTGGCCGGCTGGGCCAACACGGACCCGTCGGTCACGGCCAAGGAGGCCGCGGCCACGCTGATGAACTTCGCCTGGTCGGGCCTCGGGAACCTGATGGAGGGCCGGCGCTGGTCACCCGCCCCCGGCGCGTAG
- the mqnP gene encoding menaquinone biosynthesis prenyltransferase MqnP: MTSASAAIPQPGRTKAFLRLVMIEHSVFALPFAYIAALTAMFQMDRNIHWWRLLLVTIAMVGLRTFAMAVNRIIDREIDARNPRTSHRELVTGAMSVKSAWTGALIALVVFLGAAALLNPLCLALAPIAVIPMVVYPYGKRFTNFPQAILGLAQAMGPVGAWLAITGEWSWDAVILGLAVGIWIGGFDLIYACQDVETDREVGVMSVPARFGIPAAIWGARGCHALTTALFVWYALATDAGAFFWLGLVVVAGAFLYEHTIVRPRDLSRLNRAFFQVNGFIGIALFACALLDLLVRGLTV, from the coding sequence GTGACCAGCGCTTCCGCCGCGATCCCGCAGCCGGGCCGGACCAAGGCGTTCCTGCGCCTCGTCATGATCGAGCACTCGGTGTTCGCGCTGCCCTTCGCGTACATCGCCGCGCTCACCGCGATGTTCCAGATGGACAGGAACATCCACTGGTGGCGGCTGCTGCTCGTGACGATCGCGATGGTCGGCCTGCGCACGTTCGCGATGGCCGTGAACCGGATCATCGACCGCGAGATCGACGCCCGTAACCCGAGGACCTCCCACCGCGAACTCGTCACGGGCGCGATGTCCGTGAAGTCCGCCTGGACCGGCGCGCTCATCGCGCTCGTCGTCTTCCTCGGCGCGGCCGCCCTGCTCAACCCGCTGTGCCTGGCGCTCGCGCCCATCGCGGTCATCCCGATGGTCGTCTATCCGTACGGCAAGCGGTTCACGAACTTCCCGCAGGCCATCCTGGGTCTCGCCCAGGCGATGGGCCCGGTCGGCGCCTGGCTCGCGATCACGGGCGAGTGGTCGTGGGACGCGGTGATCCTCGGACTCGCGGTCGGCATCTGGATCGGCGGCTTCGACCTCATCTACGCCTGCCAGGACGTGGAGACCGACCGTGAGGTCGGCGTGATGTCGGTACCGGCCCGCTTCGGAATCCCGGCGGCGATCTGGGGAGCGCGCGGCTGCCACGCGCTCACCACGGCGCTGTTCGTCTGGTACGCCCTCGCCACGGACGCGGGCGCGTTCTTCTGGCTCGGCCTCGTCGTCGTCGCGGGCGCCTTCCTCTACGAGCACACGATTGTGCGGCCGCGCGACCTGTCCCGGCTCAACCGGGCCTTCTTCCAGGTCAACGGCTTCATCGGGATCGCCCTGTTCGCGTGTGCGCTGCTCGACCTCCTCGTGCGCGGCCTGACTGTCTGA